A region from the Aegilops tauschii subsp. strangulata cultivar AL8/78 chromosome 5, Aet v6.0, whole genome shotgun sequence genome encodes:
- the LOC141020574 gene encoding putative ripening-related protein 4, which translates to MANLKKQLAMFALVMFLSQLRVHGVSVCHISGFLHGKSGDCNRDHGSVCCKDGHRYPQFRCSPLVSADTPAILTLNSFARGGDGGGKSFCDNRFHKDTELVVALSTGWLRLDGKRRCNKMIRINGNGRAVLAKVVDECDSVYGCDAEHNFEPPCPYNDVDASPAVWKALGLKEKIGVFKITWSDV; encoded by the exons ATGGCTAACTTGAAGAAGCAATTAGCTATGTTTGCTCTCGTGATGTTCCTGTCGCAGCTCCGCGTCCATGGTGTCTCCGT GTGCCACATCAGTGGCTTCCTGCATGGCAAATCCGGCGACTGCAACAGGGATCACGGCTCGGTCTGCTGTAAAGACGGTCACCGCTACCCGCAATTCAGGTGCTCGCCCCTGGTGTCGGCCGACACGCCGGCGATCCTAACTCTGAACAGCTTCGCACGAGGTGGAGACGGCGGCGGCAAATCGTTCTGCGACAACCGCTTCCACAAGGACACCGAGCTGGTGGTGGCGCTGTCCACGGGGTGGCTGCGCCTGGACGGCAAGCGCAGGTGCAACAAGATGATCCGCATCAACGGGAACGGGCGTGCCGTGCTGGCCAAGGTCGTCGATGAGTGTGACTCGGTGTACGGCTGCGACGCCGAGCACAACTTCGAGCCACCGTGCCCATACAACGACGTAGACGCGTCACCGGCCGTGTGGAAGGCGTTGGGGCTCAAGGAGAAGATTGGAGTGTTCAAGATCACTTGGTCTGATGTGTGA
- the LOC109746655 gene encoding putative ripening-related protein 4: MANLKKLLAMFALVMFLSQLRVHGVSVSVGSSADVTTETKHLRDRCHISGFLHGKSGDCNRDHGSVCCKDGHRYPQFRCSPPVSADTPAILTLNSFARGGDGGGKSFCDNRFHKDTELVVALSTGWLRLDGKRRCNKMIRINGNGRAVLAKVVDECDSVYGCDAEHNFEPPCPYNDVDAASWKETPVLRKERTLNDVDGDGEIKKRFEYHETTNCQ, from the exons ATGGCTAACTTGAAGAAGCTATTAGCTATGTTTGCTCTCGTGATGTTCCTGTCACAGCTACGCGTCCATGGTGTCTCCGTGTCTGTGGGCAGCAGCGCGGACGTTACTACAGAGACCAAACATCTTCGTGACAGGTGCCACATCAGTGGCTTCCTGCATGGCAAATCCGGCGACTGCAACAGGGATCACGGCTCGGTCTGCTGTAAAGACGGTCACCGCTACCCGCAATTCAGGTGCTCGCCCCCGGTGTCGGCCGACACGCCGGCGATCCTAACTCTGAACAGCTTCGCACGAGGTGGAGACGGCGGCGGCAAATCGTTCTGCGACAACCGCTTCCACAAGGACACCGAGCTGGTGGTGGCGTTGTCCACGGGGTGGCTGCGCCTGGACGGCAAGCGCAGGTGCAACAAGATGATCCGCATCAACGGGAACGGGCGTGCCGTGCTGGCCAAGGTCGTCGATGAGTGTGACTCGGTGTACGGCTGCGACGCCGAGCACAACTTCGAGCCACCGTGCCCATACAATGACGTAGACGC TGCCTCCTGGAAAGAAACACCAGTATTAAGAAAAGAGAGAACCCTAAACGATGTGGATGGAGATGGTGAAATTAAAAAGCGCTTCGAGTACCACGAAACAACAAATTGCCAGTGA
- the LOC109746654 gene encoding putative ripening-related protein 4 — protein MANLKKLLAMFALVMFLSQHRVHGVSVCHISGFLHGKSGDCNRDHGSVCCKDGHRYPQFRCSPPVSADTPAILTLNSFARGGDGGGKSFCDNRFHKDTELVALSTGWLRLDGKRRCNKMIRINGNGRVVLAKVVDECDSVYGCDAEHNFEPPCPYNDVDASPAVWKALGLKEEIGVFKITWSDV, from the exons ATGGCTAACTTGAAGAAGCTATTAGCTATGTTTGCTCTCGTGATGTTCCTGTCACAGCACCGCGTCCATGGTGTCTCCGT GTGCCACATCAGTGGCTTCCTGCATGGCAAATCCGGCGACTGCAACAGGGATCACGGCTCGGTCTGTTGTAAAGATGGTCATCGCTACCCGCAATTCAGGTGCTCGCCCCCGGTGTCGGCCGACACGCCGGCGATCCTAACTTTGAATAGCTTCGCACGAGGTGGAGACGGCGGCGGCAAATCGTTCTGCGACAACCGCTTCCACAAGGACACCGAGCTGGTGGCGCTGTCCACGGGGTGGCTGCGCCTGGACGGCAAGCGCAGGTGCAACAAGATGATCCGCATCAACGGGAACGGGCGTGTCGTGCTGGCCAAGGTCGTCGATGAGTGTGACTCGGTGTACGGCTGCGACGCCGAGCACAACTTCGAGCCACCGTGCCCATACAACGACGTAGACGCGTCACCGGCCGTGTGGAAGGCGTTGGGGCTCAAGGAGGAGATTGGAGTGTTCAAGATCACTTGGTCTGATGTGTGA
- the LOC141022449 gene encoding putative ripening-related protein 4 codes for MANLKKLLAMFALVMFLSQLRVHGVSVSVGSSANVTTETKHLRGRCHISGFLHGKSGDCNRDHGSVCCKDGHRYPQFRCSPPVSADTPAILTLNSFARGGDGGGKSFCDNRFHKDTELVVALSTGWLRLDGKRRCNKMIRINGNGRAVLAKVVDECDSVYGCDAEHNFEPPCPYNDVDAASWKETPVLRKERTLNDVDGDGEIKKRSEYHETTNCQ; via the exons ATGGCTAACTTGAAGAAGCTATTAGCTATGTTTGCTCTCGTGATGTTCCTGTCACAGCTCCGCGTCCATGGTGTCTCCGTCTCTGTGGGCAGCAGCGCGAACGTTACTACAGAGACCAAACATCTTCGCGGCAGGTGCCACATCAGTGGCTTCCTGCATGGCAAATCCGGCGACTGCAACAGGGATCACGGCTCGGTCTGTTGTAAAGATGGTCATCGCTACCCGCAATTCAGGTGCTCGCCCCCGGTGTCGGCCGACACGCCGGCGATCCTAACTTTGAATAGCTTCGCACGAGGTGGAGACGGCGGCGGCAAATCGTTCTGCGACAACCGCTTCCACAAGGACACCGAGCTGGTGGTGGCGCTGTCCACGGGGTGGCTGCGCCTGGACGGCAAGCGCAGGTGCAACAAGATGATCCGCATCAACGGGAACGGGCGTGCCGTGCTGGCCAAGGTCGTCGATGAGTGTGACTCGGTGTACGGCTGCGACGCCGAGCACAACTTCGAGCCACCGTGCCCATACAACGACGTAGACGC TGCCTCCTGGAAAGAAACACCAGTATTAAGAAAAGAGAGAACCCTAAACGATGTGGATGGAGATGGTGAAATTAAAAAGCGCTCTGAGTACCACGAAACAACAAATTGCCAGTGA